In a genomic window of Vigna angularis cultivar LongXiaoDou No.4 chromosome 6, ASM1680809v1, whole genome shotgun sequence:
- the LOC108323430 gene encoding soyasaponin III rhamnosyltransferase produces the protein MDQTVSDSDKPLHVVMFPWLAMGHVYPCFEVSKILAQKGHYTTLVSTPKIIDRLPKLSQTLTPFVKLTKLPLSPHTDQNHLPQDADSTMDIPSDKLYYLKLAYDALQQPMAQLLKTSNPDWVFYDFAASWIPQLAKSLHIPCAYFSPCPAWSICFFDTPKQQLGEAAADRPNPEDYYGPPKWVPFPTNIGLRPYEVRKLLEDVKVNETGASPVFDLNEANSGCDMFVIRSSRDLEQEWLDYLAEFYHKPVVPVGLLPPMQVMDSEEGDNSPDWLKIKAWLDTQKGSSVVYIAFGSEVKLSQENLTELGLGIELSGLPFFWVLRKESVELLPDGFEDRIKDRGVVWKTWAPQPKILAHSSVGGCLTHCGSGSMIENLYFGHVLVMLPFLLDQALYSRVMEEKKVGIEIPRNPQDGSFTRTSVAKALKLAMVDHEGSAYRKNAKEIGKKFSNKDLHNQYIQDFIVSLQNSGTQSK, from the coding sequence ATGGATCAAACAGTTTCAGATTCTGATAAGCCTCTTCATGTTGTGATGTTCCCATGGCTAGCCATGGGTCACGTATACCCCTGTTTCGAGGTTTCCAAGATCCTTGCACAAAAGGGTCACTATACCACTTTGGTATCCACCCCTAAGATCATAGATCGCTTACCTAAACTCTCTCAAACCTTAACACCATTTGTTAAGCTAACCAAATTGCCCTTGTCTCCCCACACCGACCAAAACCATCTCCCACAAGATGCAGACTCTACAATGGACATTCCCTCCGACAAACTCTATTACCTCAAATTAGCCTACGATGCTCTCCAACAACCTATGGCTCAACTACTCAAAACTTCAAATCCTGATTGGGTTTTCTATGATTTTGCAGCCAGCTGGATACCCCAACTGGCCAAAAGCCTCCACATTCCCTGTGCCTATTTCAGTCCCTGCCCTGCCTGGAGCATATGCTTCTTTGACACACCAAAACAACAACTTGGTGAAGCTGCCGCCGACAGACCAAACCCTGAAGACTACTACGGCCCTCCCAAGTGGGTTCCTTTCCCCACAAACATCGGCCTAAGACCATACGAGGTGAGGAAGTTGTTAGAAGATGTCAAAGTTAACGAGACCGGTGCCTCCCCTGTTTTTGATCTGAATGAAGCAAATTCTGGTTGTGACATGTTTGTCATCAGAAGCTCAAGAGATCTTGAGCAAGAGTGGTTGGATTATCTCGCCGAGTTTTACCACAAGCCTGTGGTTCCTGTGGGGTTGCTTCCACCGATGCAAGTAATGGATTCTGAAGAGGGAGACAATAGCCCCGATTGGCTTAAAATCAAGGCGTGGTTAGATACCCAGAAAGGGTCATCAGTGGTGTACATTGCATTTGGGAGTGAGGTGAAACTGAGCCAAGAAAACCTCACTGAATTGGGTCTTGGCATTGAGCTTTCTGGTTTGCCGTTCTTCTGGGTTCTGAGGAAGGAGTCAGTTGAGCTGCTGCCAGATGGGTTTGAGGATCGGATCAAAGATCGTGGGGTTGTGTGGAAAACATGGGCACCCCAGCCTAAGATCTTGGCTCATAGCTCGGTTGGAGGTTGCTTGACTCACTGTGGTTCTGGTTCAATGATCGAAAATCTGTACTTTGGACACGTCCTTGTGATGTTGCCCTTCTTACTAGACCAAGCATTGTATTCAAGAGTGATGGAAGAGAAGAAAGTGGGAATCGAGATTCCAAGAAACCCGCAAGATGGATCGTTCACAAGGACCTCCGTGGCGAAGGCATTGAAATTGGCAATGGTGGATCATGAGGGAAGTGCTTACAGGAAAAATGCTAAAGAGATCGGCAAGAAATTTAGCAACAAAGACCTCCATAACCAATACATTCAAGATTTCATTGTTTCCCTTCAAAATTCAGGTACTCAGAGCAAGTAA
- the LOC108323429 gene encoding 7-deoxyloganetin glucosyltransferase: MDSEGGSKKPHALLIPFPSQGHINPFLKLAKLLHSRGFYITFVNSEFNHRRLLKSRGPDALNGLSDFHFEAIPDGLPPTDMDATQSIPALCDSTRKNSLLPLCNLISKLNHSHHTPPVTFILSDGIMSFTLKASQQFGLPNIFFWTHSASGVMSYKQCKNLMERGLTPLKDASYLTNGHLDTVIDWIPGMKDITLRYLPDIYRTTDPNDILLDFVVEQTEATSRASAVILPTFDALEHDVLEALSTMFPKLYTIGPLDLLLDQTSESKFDSIKCNLWKEDSECLKWLDSQQPNSVLYVNFGSVTVMTHQQLVELAWGLSNSKKKFLWVIRSDLVKGEAPILPPEIVQETKDRGLLVGWCPQEQVLKHPAVAGFLTHCGWSSTLESLTSGVPLICCPFFNDQILICRYICREWAFGMEIDSDNVNRDEVEKAVNELLEGEKGKEFKKNAIEWKKKAQEATSTGGSSFLNLEKLVDELLLFKSLAARN; encoded by the exons ATGGATTCAGAAGGAGGAAGCAAGAAGCCACACGCTCTTCTGATCCCATTTCCATCACAAGGTCACATAAATCCATTTCTGAAACTAGCAAAGCTCCTCCACAGCAGAGGCTTCTACATAACCTTTGTGAACTCTGAATTCAATCACCGACGCCTCCTAAAATCTAGAGGCCCTGATGCCCTCAATGGCCTCTCAGATTTCCACTTCGAGGCCATTCCAGACGGTCTCCCTCCCACCGACATGGATGCAACTCAAAGCATTCCAGCTTTGTGTGACTCCACCAGAAAGAATTCTTTGCTGCCCTTATGCAACCTTATCTCAAAACTTAATCACTCTCATCATACTCCTCCAGTAACTTTCATTTTATCAGATGGTATCATGTCCTTCACACTCAAAGCTTCTCAGCAATTTGGGTTACCCAACATATTCTTTTGGACTCACAGTGCTTCTGGTGTCATGAGCTACAAACAATGCAAGAATCTCATGGAAAGAGGCCTCACACCACTTAAAG ATGCAAGCTATTTGACTAATGGGCATCTAGACACTGTCATAGACTGGATACCTGGCATGAAGGATATCACTCTGAGGTATCTTCCTGACATCTATCGCACCACAGATCCAAATGATATACTTTTGGACTTTGTGGTAGAACAGACCGAAGCGACTTCAAGAGCTTCGGCAGTTATTCTTCCGACTTTTGATGCCTTGGAGCATGATGTGCTGGAAGCACTCTCCACGATGTTTCCTAAACTATACACCATAGGCCCTCTGGACTTACTCCTTGATCAGACTTCAGAGAGcaaatttgattcaattaaaTGTAATTTGTGGAAGGAAGATTCCGAGTGTCTCAAATGGTTGGATTCACAGCAACCCAATTCCGTTCTCTATGTGAACTTTGGTAGTGTGACAGTCATGACACACCAACAGCTTGTTGAGTTGGCCTGGGGGCTATCAAATAGCAAGAAAAAGTTTTTGTGGGTGATTAGGTCTGATTTAGTTAAGGGTGAGGCCCCAATCTTGCCACCTGAAATTGTTCAAGAAACCAAAGATAGAGGTCTACTGGTGGGTTGGTGTCCACAGGAACAAGTTTTGAAGCACCCAGCAGTTGCAGGGTTTCTTACTCACTGTGGTTGGAGTTCCACTCTTGAAAGCTTAACAAGTGGGGTACCTTTGATCTGTTGCCCCTTTTTCAATGATCAAATTCTTATTTGCAGGTACATTTGTCGTGAGTGGGCTTTCGGTATGGAGATCGATAGTGATAATGTTAACAGGGATGAAGTGGAAAAGGCTGTAAACGAGTTATTGGAGGGTGAGAAGGGTAAGGAGTTCAAGAAAAATGCAATTGAGTGGAAGAAAAAGGCACAAGAAGCTACCAGCACCGGTGGTTCATCCTTTTTGAATTTGGAAAAACTGGTTGATGAACTCTTGCTTTTCAAGAGTTTGGCTGCAAGAAACTAA